The Candidatus Pelagibacter sp. IMCC9063 genome has a window encoding:
- a CDS encoding TetR/AcrR family transcriptional regulator, with protein MELKKPSKIKIPKQARSQKKVDQILQSDLRELSEQSKGQLPSMRKILKKLSISHSRFYDYFPSINTLYNKFFLRMANERILHQKKIIEDHPNDETVQQLMKKLTSYSFERFNEKPFRLSLVKKLYKIFDKSNDNQELEKLFDVLTAPHLKAAARDKTNTFKKMDELEFRDSIRAHAYYVKQSFFEDNNFAGSKEHQQKCYEMAVKLFAS; from the coding sequence ATGGAATTAAAGAAACCTTCAAAAATTAAGATACCTAAGCAAGCACGTTCTCAAAAGAAGGTGGATCAAATTTTACAATCAGATCTTAGAGAGTTATCAGAGCAATCAAAAGGTCAACTACCTAGTATGAGGAAAATTTTAAAGAAGCTGAGTATTAGTCATTCTAGATTCTATGACTACTTTCCATCAATCAATACTTTGTACAATAAATTTTTTTTACGAATGGCTAATGAAAGAATATTACATCAAAAAAAAATTATAGAAGATCATCCAAATGATGAAACAGTTCAGCAACTCATGAAAAAACTTACAAGCTATAGCTTTGAAAGATTTAATGAAAAACCTTTTCGCCTATCATTAGTTAAGAAACTATATAAAATATTTGATAAATCTAATGATAATCAAGAGCTTGAAAAACTCTTTGATGTTTTAACAGCCCCGCATCTAAAAGCAGCCGCTAGAGATAAAACAAATACTTTCAAAAAAATGGATGAATTAGAATTTAGAGATTCTATACGTGCTCATGCATACTATGTTAAACAATCTTTTTTTGAGGATAATAATTTTGCAGGCTCTAAAGAACATCAGCAAAAGTGCTATGAGATGGCTGTTAAACTTTTTGCCTCTTAA